One part of the Synechococcus sp. UW179A genome encodes these proteins:
- a CDS encoding allophycocyanin, with amino-acid sequence MSIVSNSIINADAEARYLSPGELDQIKAFVSGGQRRLRVAQVLSESRERIVKTAGGQLFQKRPDVISPGGNAYGEAMTATCLRDMDYYLRLVTYGVVAGDVTPIEEIGVIGARELYRSLGTPLEAMAEAVREMKTVAMGILSGADAEEAGFYFDYVVGALA; translated from the coding sequence ATGAGCATCGTCTCCAACTCGATCATCAACGCGGACGCCGAAGCCCGCTATCTGAGTCCAGGAGAACTGGACCAGATCAAGGCGTTCGTTAGCGGAGGCCAACGTCGCCTGCGAGTCGCTCAGGTTCTCAGCGAGAGCCGTGAGCGCATCGTCAAGACTGCAGGCGGACAGCTCTTTCAGAAGCGTCCTGATGTCATTTCCCCGGGCGGTAATGCCTATGGAGAAGCCATGACCGCAACATGCCTGCGGGATATGGATTACTACCTCCGTCTCGTGACCTACGGCGTCGTCGCTGGTGACGTCACCCCGATCGAGGAGATCGGCGTCATTGGAGCCCGTGAGCTCTATCGATCCCTCGGCACTCCCCTCGAGGCCATGGCAGAAGCCGTTCGTGAGATGAAGACCGTGGCAATGGGCATCCTTAGTGGTGCTGATGCCGAAGAAGCCGGCTTCTACTTCGACTACGTGGTGGGCGCTCTCGCCTGA
- a CDS encoding FtsW/RodA/SpoVE family cell cycle protein has translation MSKRSRSSRQGILRERQKAAAESKPLWERYLPLDWSLWPAEARLLLTLTAIWSLAGLLVLASASWWVAAREQGEGAYYVKRQLVWMAASWSLMSFTASINLRRWLKLAGPALWIGCLLIAATLVMGTTVNGASRWLVIGPIQIQPSELVKPFVVLQAANLFAHWKRTGLDQKFLWLGSFGVLVLLILKQPNLSTAALTGLLIWLMAFSAGLPLFQLFGTAIGGALLGTGSILINEYQRLRVISFLNPWKDPQGDGYQLIQSLLAIGSGGVFGQGFGLSTQKLQYLPIQSTDFIFAVYAEEFGLVGSLLLLLFLMLIGYLGLRVALRCRSNQARLVAIGCAALLVGQSVMNVAVASGAMPTTGLPLPLVSYGGNSLLSSLMIVGLLIRCSLESTGLIGGRGQAQRLASDRRRPHPDR, from the coding sequence ATCTCCAAAAGGAGTCGATCCTCACGTCAGGGCATCCTGCGGGAACGGCAGAAGGCTGCTGCTGAATCCAAGCCTCTCTGGGAGCGTTATCTGCCGCTCGACTGGTCTCTGTGGCCTGCGGAAGCCCGTCTGCTGCTCACACTCACAGCCATCTGGAGCCTGGCAGGCCTGCTGGTGCTCGCGTCAGCCAGCTGGTGGGTCGCTGCCCGTGAACAAGGTGAGGGTGCTTATTACGTCAAAAGGCAACTGGTGTGGATGGCAGCCAGCTGGAGCCTGATGTCATTCACCGCATCGATCAATCTGCGGCGCTGGCTGAAACTGGCGGGGCCCGCACTCTGGATTGGCTGCCTATTGATCGCAGCGACCCTGGTGATGGGAACCACTGTGAATGGAGCGAGCCGTTGGCTTGTGATTGGACCGATTCAGATTCAGCCTTCCGAACTCGTGAAGCCGTTTGTGGTGCTTCAGGCTGCGAACCTCTTCGCGCATTGGAAACGGACCGGTCTGGATCAAAAGTTTCTGTGGCTGGGCAGCTTCGGAGTTCTAGTGCTGCTGATTCTCAAGCAGCCCAACCTGAGCACCGCTGCGTTAACAGGCCTGCTGATCTGGCTGATGGCCTTTTCAGCAGGACTGCCGCTGTTTCAGCTGTTCGGCACAGCGATCGGAGGAGCACTGCTGGGCACCGGCAGCATCCTGATCAACGAATACCAGCGTCTGCGCGTGATTTCCTTTCTGAATCCCTGGAAAGATCCGCAGGGTGATGGATATCAACTCATTCAAAGCCTGCTGGCGATCGGCTCGGGCGGTGTTTTCGGACAGGGATTCGGGCTTTCCACCCAGAAACTGCAATATTTGCCGATTCAGAGCACCGACTTCATCTTCGCGGTCTACGCCGAAGAATTTGGACTCGTGGGGTCCTTGTTACTACTGCTCTTCCTGATGTTGATCGGCTACCTGGGGCTGCGCGTTGCCCTCCGCTGCCGAAGCAATCAGGCCAGGCTTGTTGCCATTGGTTGCGCGGCACTCCTCGTGGGCCAATCGGTAATGAACGTGGCCGTGGCATCTGGAGCAATGCCGACGACCGGACTGCCACTGCCGCTGGTGAGCTATGGAGGCAACTCACTGCTTTCCAGTCTGATGATCGTGGGACTTCTGATCCGCTGCTCTCTCGAATCCACAGGGTTGATCGGTGGGCGCGGCCAAGCCCAACGACTGGCGTCTGATCGACGCCGTCCACATCCTGATCGATAG
- the queF gene encoding preQ(1) synthase, producing the protein MSASPAEVTRTPLYGERAIADAELICFDNPRQSRAYEVSIELPEFTCLCPFSGYPDFAVLRLLYQPGPRVVELKSIKLYVNSFRNRTISHEEVANCILDDLVEACNPVWMQLEADFYPRGNVHTVVRVSHGERQPC; encoded by the coding sequence ATGAGTGCATCTCCCGCAGAGGTCACCCGCACTCCCCTCTACGGGGAGCGGGCCATTGCCGATGCCGAGCTGATCTGTTTCGACAACCCTCGCCAGAGCCGCGCTTATGAGGTCTCGATTGAGCTACCGGAATTCACCTGCCTCTGTCCTTTTTCCGGTTACCCCGATTTCGCTGTGCTGCGACTTCTTTATCAACCAGGTCCTCGGGTCGTTGAGCTGAAGTCCATCAAGCTCTACGTGAACAGTTTCAGGAATCGCACCATCTCCCATGAGGAGGTTGCCAATTGCATTCTGGATGACCTGGTTGAGGCCTGCAATCCCGTTTGGATGCAGTTGGAGGCTGATTTCTATCCCCGTGGAAACGTGCACACCGTGGTGCGTGTCAGCCATGGAGAGCGCCAACCCTGTTGA
- a CDS encoding cytochrome c biogenesis protein ResB, whose protein sequence is MRVFKRLLALLSSLRLAILLLLLIALASAVGTIIPQQEAPDLYLERFNADPWLGLINGKLMLQVQLNHVYSSIWFLSLLALLGLALTLCSWRRQWPTLKAALRWTDYSRPRQLSKLALAETVACNNSSAALNDLASELKGQGWNVRQQNGRLAARRGVVGRVGPLLVHTGLVLLLIGAAWGALAGQRLERFLAPGRSLDLLSPAGENRLSLTLQDFIIERDPAGRPEQFSSTLLLSPQGNPKEERTISVNHPLRYQGITVYQADWSLATITVQIGRSPMLQLPLSNFPELGDQIWGLVLPTRPDGSEPVFLSTGSEQGPVQVFDSEGSLITNLRPGGDGAEVKGLPLKIVEIMPASGLLLKRDPGVPLVYAGFAITLLGGGLSMVATRQIWAVAETQQAKLHIGGLCNRNLAGFATELPQLINRVGALHG, encoded by the coding sequence ATGCGTGTGTTCAAACGACTGCTGGCACTGCTCTCGAGCTTGCGCCTGGCCATTCTGCTGCTGCTGCTGATTGCTCTGGCCAGTGCTGTTGGCACGATCATCCCCCAGCAGGAAGCTCCTGATCTCTACCTGGAACGCTTCAATGCCGACCCATGGTTGGGATTGATCAACGGAAAGCTGATGCTGCAGGTGCAGCTCAACCATGTTTACTCAAGCATCTGGTTTCTCTCGCTGTTGGCCCTGCTCGGGCTGGCACTGACCTTGTGCAGCTGGCGACGTCAGTGGCCGACGCTGAAAGCGGCACTGCGCTGGACCGATTACTCCCGCCCACGCCAACTCAGCAAACTGGCCTTGGCGGAGACCGTCGCCTGCAACAACAGCAGCGCCGCACTGAATGATCTGGCCTCGGAGCTCAAAGGGCAGGGCTGGAACGTCAGACAGCAAAACGGTCGACTCGCCGCCCGACGGGGGGTTGTGGGTCGCGTGGGACCTTTGCTCGTTCATACAGGTCTGGTACTACTCCTGATTGGAGCAGCCTGGGGAGCACTGGCCGGCCAGCGACTGGAGCGATTTCTCGCCCCTGGACGCTCACTTGATCTGCTGAGTCCGGCCGGCGAGAACAGGCTCAGCCTTACTTTGCAGGATTTCATCATTGAGAGGGATCCCGCCGGACGACCGGAACAGTTCAGTTCCACCTTGCTACTCAGCCCTCAGGGAAACCCGAAGGAGGAACGCACAATCAGCGTCAATCATCCGTTGCGCTACCAGGGAATCACTGTCTATCAGGCGGACTGGTCGCTGGCGACGATCACCGTGCAGATCGGCCGCAGCCCCATGCTTCAGCTGCCGCTGAGCAACTTTCCAGAGCTAGGCGACCAGATCTGGGGACTCGTGCTTCCCACACGTCCTGACGGCAGTGAACCGGTGTTCCTCAGCACTGGCAGTGAACAGGGACCGGTACAGGTCTTTGATTCAGAGGGAAGTTTGATCACGAATCTCAGGCCCGGTGGAGACGGTGCTGAGGTGAAAGGTCTGCCGCTGAAAATCGTCGAGATCATGCCAGCCAGCGGATTGCTGCTGAAGCGTGACCCCGGGGTGCCGCTGGTTTACGCAGGCTTTGCGATCACCCTGCTGGGGGGTGGATTAAGCATGGTTGCCACGCGTCAGATCTGGGCTGTTGCTGAAACACAACAAGCAAAGTTGCACATCGGAGGGCTTTGCAACCGAAACCTTGCGGGCTTTGCCACAGAACTTCCCCAGCTGATCAACAGGGTTGGCGCTCTCCATGGCTGA
- a CDS encoding adenylosuccinate lyase, producing MFWTPYADWIYVVVSVSGMLLIIALVLRPGAGPRP from the coding sequence ATGTTCTGGACCCCTTATGCAGACTGGATTTACGTGGTTGTGAGCGTCAGCGGCATGCTGCTGATCATTGCCCTCGTGCTCAGGCCCGGAGCGGGTCCACGCCCTTAA
- a CDS encoding DUF4278 domain-containing protein: MTTAQRTYRGIPYDPAQHERLSPARVDHTYRGQHYDAPLSHCAANDSTVKLHYRGSTYQHRRQQARKPVNS; encoded by the coding sequence ATGACCACAGCACAACGCACCTATCGCGGCATCCCCTACGACCCAGCACAGCACGAGCGCCTGAGCCCGGCCAGGGTTGACCACACCTATCGAGGACAGCACTATGACGCCCCTCTGAGCCACTGCGCAGCGAACGACTCAACGGTGAAACTCCATTACCGCGGCAGCACCTATCAGCACCGCCGGCAACAGGCCAGAAAGCCGGTCAACTCCTGA
- a CDS encoding phycobilisome rod-core linker polypeptide, translated as MTVTASSGSPRVSPQLFDTLPLSSVRQAEQQDRFPDGGELDTLITFFRSGNDRLEASKIIASNAESIVARAANRIFVGGTPLSFLEAPLSTGEVARVADEAPLASDQAAFEQSVRTFTGDSGITKRGNFFTRLFDVAGGDADVRVVLPTGFTAISVAKYGPAFMRKSVRDLGWFLRYVGYALVAGDPSILAVNTRGLRDILLKNCSLTATNVALQEMRGACAELLRERPEARRLTIDCFNVLLKELAIATPSTRQKLGSRVSQGLQLPAIYALASESAQRFEMRPGLSGAEKAEIIRAAYRQVFERDIAKGYSQTPCRSEASQLVQGKISMREFIRALGRSKEYRNQFYGPFVNSRVVELAYRHFLGRGVSSLEEFRKAFSIVSEQGLNGLIDVIVNGSEYAQTFGEETVPYLRDLGEEAQESAGWGSNRRLFRFSAPFEAAPQYVTLYASYRQPLADQHVYGGGNDPVGNQFGAIFPSDTASVTTRPAPFSYDTRRLLVSNGMAQPGQMDSPQFRGSRPRKVGPRVIRLQQISTGGAAVPRRGGQPSVRNTESSTQAVIKAVYIQILGNSGYEGERLNSHEARLENGDISLRDFIRSVARSDAFRRRYWEGLYIAKSIEVMHRRLLGRPTFGRWEIDALFDTAARQGFYGLVDALIDSKDYQDCFGEDTVPYERFITPKDLTTRRAPGLRRALDPSIGASVNVSMTPRPEAIRREALRTTGDVTKRNIADQSQRSRFGGKWTADISGFTPPEQLGAFMLRRTSGSPASLNQWSRTSQSKRGQAGLQAALPLGDASGYKRREGLPTQASLARVSNESELREILDATYRQLLNRVPLETERLTTAESLLRDGQIDLEGFVESVALSEPFQDRLSRMAPLRAATAASIALLGRASTPSETSRFLQVRAASGQPTAVLNLLELRTETGSEPSDVPGLSTLSSRSGVPQSTITRTASLYGGNAGLTPRPDEAL; from the coding sequence ATGACCGTGACCGCCAGCAGCGGCAGCCCAAGGGTTTCCCCCCAGCTGTTCGACACCCTGCCGCTCTCCAGCGTTCGTCAGGCGGAACAACAGGACCGTTTCCCTGACGGGGGCGAACTCGACACGCTGATCACGTTCTTCCGCAGCGGCAATGACCGTCTGGAAGCCTCAAAGATCATTGCCAGCAACGCCGAATCAATCGTTGCCCGCGCGGCGAACAGGATTTTTGTTGGTGGAACTCCCCTTTCGTTCCTCGAGGCGCCTCTCAGCACAGGCGAGGTGGCTCGGGTGGCCGATGAAGCACCACTAGCGTCTGACCAAGCCGCTTTCGAACAATCCGTCCGCACCTTCACGGGCGACAGCGGCATCACCAAGCGAGGCAACTTCTTCACGCGGCTGTTTGATGTCGCCGGCGGAGACGCCGATGTAAGAGTCGTCCTGCCCACCGGCTTCACCGCCATCAGCGTGGCCAAGTACGGCCCAGCATTCATGCGCAAATCGGTGCGCGACCTGGGCTGGTTTCTTCGCTACGTGGGCTATGCATTGGTAGCCGGTGACCCCAGCATCCTTGCCGTAAACACGCGCGGACTGCGCGACATCCTTCTCAAGAACTGTTCTCTGACCGCCACCAACGTGGCCCTTCAGGAGATGAGAGGGGCCTGTGCGGAGCTGCTCCGCGAACGCCCAGAGGCTCGCCGGCTGACCATCGATTGCTTCAACGTGCTCCTAAAGGAGCTCGCGATTGCTACACCTTCCACGAGACAGAAGCTCGGCAGCCGCGTCAGCCAAGGGCTCCAGCTCCCAGCGATTTACGCCCTGGCATCGGAATCAGCACAGCGTTTCGAAATGCGACCTGGCCTGTCCGGAGCGGAGAAGGCTGAGATCATTCGAGCCGCCTACAGACAGGTCTTTGAGCGCGACATCGCCAAGGGCTATTCCCAGACCCCCTGTCGTTCAGAAGCCAGCCAACTGGTGCAGGGCAAGATTTCCATGCGGGAATTCATCCGCGCCCTGGGCCGAAGCAAGGAATACCGGAATCAGTTCTACGGACCCTTCGTGAACAGTCGGGTTGTGGAACTCGCATACCGCCATTTTCTTGGACGCGGCGTCAGCTCACTCGAGGAATTCCGCAAAGCCTTTTCGATCGTCAGCGAGCAAGGCCTGAACGGTCTGATTGATGTGATCGTGAATGGGAGCGAATATGCGCAGACTTTCGGTGAGGAGACTGTTCCTTACCTTCGCGACCTGGGTGAAGAGGCACAAGAGAGTGCTGGCTGGGGGTCAAACCGTCGTTTATTCCGCTTCAGCGCACCGTTCGAGGCAGCACCTCAATACGTAACGCTCTATGCCTCCTACCGGCAACCTCTTGCTGATCAGCACGTTTACGGCGGCGGCAATGATCCGGTCGGCAATCAGTTCGGAGCGATCTTCCCTTCGGACACCGCTTCGGTGACGACGCGGCCCGCACCATTCAGCTATGACACCCGCCGCCTGCTGGTGAGTAACGGCATGGCACAACCGGGACAAATGGACAGCCCCCAGTTCCGAGGCAGTCGTCCGCGCAAGGTGGGACCGCGAGTGATTCGACTCCAGCAGATCTCCACAGGCGGCGCGGCGGTTCCACGCCGCGGCGGTCAGCCCAGCGTTCGCAACACCGAATCCTCCACCCAGGCCGTGATCAAGGCCGTGTACATCCAGATACTCGGCAATTCCGGCTACGAAGGAGAACGCCTCAACTCACATGAAGCCCGTCTCGAAAACGGAGACATCAGCCTCCGCGACTTCATTCGCAGTGTGGCTCGCTCTGATGCCTTTCGCCGTCGGTACTGGGAAGGCCTCTACATCGCCAAGTCCATCGAAGTGATGCACCGACGCCTGCTTGGCAGGCCCACCTTTGGTCGCTGGGAGATCGATGCTCTGTTCGATACAGCAGCTCGCCAAGGTTTTTACGGTTTGGTCGATGCACTGATCGACAGCAAGGACTACCAAGACTGCTTTGGTGAAGACACAGTCCCTTATGAACGCTTCATTACACCGAAGGACCTGACCACTCGTCGGGCTCCTGGATTACGTAGGGCCTTGGATCCCTCGATTGGGGCCAGCGTCAACGTGTCGATGACTCCACGGCCAGAAGCAATCCGTCGCGAAGCCTTGCGCACGACCGGTGACGTCACCAAGAGAAATATCGCTGATCAGAGTCAACGCAGCCGCTTCGGCGGAAAGTGGACAGCCGACATCAGCGGGTTCACGCCCCCGGAACAGCTGGGCGCTTTCATGCTTCGGCGCACCTCCGGTTCCCCAGCATCACTCAACCAGTGGTCCAGAACATCCCAGTCCAAGCGAGGGCAAGCTGGGCTCCAGGCGGCACTTCCTCTCGGTGATGCCAGTGGTTACAAGCGACGCGAGGGGCTTCCCACCCAGGCCTCTTTGGCACGCGTCTCTAACGAATCCGAACTGCGGGAGATCCTTGATGCGACCTACCGACAACTGCTCAACCGCGTCCCACTCGAGACGGAACGCCTCACCACGGCGGAGTCACTGCTTAGAGATGGGCAGATTGATCTCGAAGGCTTCGTCGAATCGGTTGCGCTAAGCGAGCCTTTCCAGGATCGACTCTCACGGATGGCACCGCTTCGAGCTGCCACCGCAGCGAGCATCGCTCTTCTCGGCAGAGCCTCAACTCCCTCGGAGACCAGCCGCTTCTTGCAGGTCAGAGCAGCTTCTGGTCAACCGACGGCCGTACTCAATCTGCTGGAACTCCGCACCGAAACTGGCTCTGAACCTTCGGATGTTCCGGGGCTCAGCACGCTGAGCTCACGCAGTGGGGTGCCCCAGTCGACCATCACTCGAACAGCAAGCCTGTACGGCGGCAACGCTGGTCTGACCCCGCGACCCGATGAAGCTCTCTGA
- a CDS encoding cytochrome c biogenesis CcdA family protein, whose protein sequence is MLNHALQQPGPLSLGAVLVVGALTSLGPCSLSLLPVTLAYLAGFESDQPAWQRSLAFCGGIVGALVMLGSLSGLLGGIYGQVPGLIPTLVALLAVVMGLNLLGVVRLPLPTGPDPNAWSRKVPAPLAPIAAGLAFGLAASPCTTPVLAVLLAWIASSGNAITGLVYLSSFGIGQVLPLLIAGSMAASLPKLMAMRSISRWIPSISGVVLLTIGTLTLLTRLV, encoded by the coding sequence CTGCTGAACCATGCTCTTCAGCAGCCTGGTCCGCTCAGTCTTGGGGCCGTGCTGGTCGTGGGAGCCCTGACCAGCCTTGGACCATGCTCACTGTCGCTGCTGCCGGTGACGCTGGCCTACCTCGCCGGATTTGAAAGCGATCAACCCGCTTGGCAACGAAGCCTTGCCTTCTGCGGAGGCATCGTTGGAGCTCTGGTGATGTTGGGCAGCCTAAGCGGATTGCTGGGGGGCATTTACGGCCAGGTACCGGGATTGATTCCCACCCTGGTGGCTTTACTGGCCGTAGTAATGGGGCTCAACCTGCTTGGAGTTGTGCGACTCCCACTACCGACAGGCCCGGATCCCAATGCATGGAGTCGCAAGGTGCCTGCACCGCTTGCTCCAATTGCGGCTGGTTTGGCGTTTGGCCTTGCGGCTTCTCCCTGCACCACACCTGTTTTGGCAGTTCTGCTCGCCTGGATTGCTAGCAGTGGCAATGCCATTACAGGGCTGGTTTATCTCAGCAGCTTCGGAATTGGCCAGGTGCTGCCATTGCTGATTGCCGGAAGCATGGCGGCGTCTCTTCCCAAGCTGATGGCGATGCGCTCGATCAGCCGCTGGATCCCCAGCATTAGCGGTGTGGTTCTGCTCACGATTGGCACGCTCACCCTGCTGACGAGGCTGGTCTGA
- a CDS encoding phycobilisome linker polypeptide — MRLFKVTACIPSPEKVRTQRELQNTFFTKWVPYDSWFAEQQRIQKQGGRIIKVELCTGSQQVNVGN, encoded by the coding sequence ATGAGGTTGTTCAAAGTCACCGCTTGCATCCCCAGCCCTGAGAAGGTTCGGACGCAGCGCGAATTACAGAACACCTTCTTCACCAAGTGGGTTCCCTACGACAGCTGGTTCGCTGAGCAACAGCGCATCCAGAAACAAGGTGGGCGCATTATCAAGGTGGAGCTCTGCACCGGCAGTCAACAGGTCAACGTCGGCAACTGA
- the purB gene encoding adenylosuccinate lyase, protein MIERYTLPEMGAIWTDQAKYQSWLDVEVAACEANCSLGRVPDEAMEDIRSKAAFEPARILEIEAEVRHDVIAFLTNVNEHVGDAGRYIHVGMTSSDVLDTGLALQLKSSVILLKKELGALDEAITKLAAEHKNTVMIGRSHAIHGEPITFGFKLAGWLAETRRNAERLERLERDVAVGQVSGAMGTYANTDPEVERLTCERLGLSPDTASTQVISRDRHADYVQTLALVGASLDRFSTEIRNLQRTDVLEVEESFAKGQKGSSAMPHKRNPIRSERISGLARVLRSYVVAALENVALWHERDISHSSTERMMLPDCSVTLHFMLREMTAVVAGLGVYPGNMLRNMNVYGGVVFSQRVLLGMVDAGMSREDAYRVVQRNAHSAWNNDGGNFRSNLAADPEVKAKLSQQQLDDCFNTDLHLKSLGVIWERLGL, encoded by the coding sequence TTGATCGAGCGCTACACCCTGCCCGAGATGGGCGCGATCTGGACCGACCAGGCCAAGTATCAGAGCTGGCTTGATGTTGAAGTGGCTGCCTGTGAGGCCAACTGCAGCCTGGGACGCGTTCCCGATGAGGCCATGGAGGACATCCGCAGCAAGGCGGCTTTTGAGCCAGCACGGATCCTTGAGATCGAAGCCGAAGTGCGTCACGACGTGATCGCTTTTCTCACCAACGTCAACGAGCACGTCGGAGACGCGGGTCGCTATATCCACGTTGGAATGACCAGCAGTGATGTACTAGACACCGGTCTTGCCCTGCAGCTCAAGTCCTCTGTCATTCTGCTGAAGAAGGAACTGGGCGCCCTCGACGAGGCCATCACCAAACTGGCGGCAGAGCACAAAAACACCGTGATGATCGGTCGCTCTCACGCCATTCATGGTGAACCGATCACATTTGGATTTAAGTTGGCAGGCTGGCTAGCGGAGACCCGCCGCAATGCCGAGCGACTTGAACGGTTGGAGCGGGATGTGGCCGTGGGCCAAGTGAGCGGGGCCATGGGCACTTACGCCAACACCGATCCAGAGGTGGAACGTCTGACCTGCGAGCGATTAGGTCTGAGCCCAGACACAGCAAGCACCCAGGTGATCTCTCGCGATCGGCATGCTGATTATGTCCAGACCTTGGCACTGGTCGGAGCCTCCCTGGACCGCTTCTCCACTGAAATCCGCAACCTTCAACGGACGGACGTCCTCGAGGTGGAAGAGAGCTTTGCCAAGGGCCAGAAAGGCAGCTCGGCCATGCCCCACAAACGCAACCCAATCCGCAGTGAACGCATCAGCGGTCTGGCCAGAGTGCTGCGTAGCTACGTCGTCGCTGCCCTGGAAAATGTAGCTCTGTGGCATGAGCGAGATATCAGCCACAGCTCAACCGAGCGGATGATGCTCCCCGACTGCTCGGTGACGCTGCATTTCATGCTGCGAGAGATGACAGCCGTAGTGGCAGGTCTGGGGGTGTACCCGGGAAACATGCTCCGTAACATGAACGTGTACGGCGGCGTGGTGTTTAGCCAGCGAGTGCTGCTCGGAATGGTGGATGCAGGCATGAGCAGGGAAGACGCTTATCGAGTTGTGCAGCGCAATGCTCACAGCGCCTGGAACAACGACGGTGGGAATTTCCGCAGCAATCTGGCAGCGGACCCCGAAGTCAAGGCCAAGCTCAGTCAGCAGCAACTGGACGATTGCTTCAACACCGATTTACACCTAAAGAGCCTTGGGGTGATCTGGGAACGCCTGGGACTTTGA
- the apcB gene encoding allophycocyanin subunit beta — MQDAITNVINKSDVQGLYLDTASMSNLESYFASGELRVKAAATISANASAIIRDAVAKALLYSDITRPGGNMYTTRRYAACIRDLDYYLRYSTYAMLAGDTSILDERVLNGLKETYNSLGVPIGATVQAIQAMKEVTASLVGPDAGKEMGVYFDYICSGLGN, encoded by the coding sequence ATGCAAGACGCGATTACCAACGTCATCAACAAGTCCGACGTCCAAGGTCTCTACCTGGACACGGCATCCATGAGCAACCTCGAGAGCTACTTCGCCAGCGGTGAGTTGCGCGTGAAGGCTGCCGCAACCATCAGTGCGAATGCTTCCGCCATCATCCGAGACGCTGTGGCCAAGGCGCTCCTGTACTCGGACATCACCCGTCCTGGCGGCAACATGTACACCACCCGCCGCTACGCAGCCTGCATCCGTGACCTGGATTACTACCTGCGGTATTCCACCTACGCCATGCTCGCAGGCGACACCTCCATTCTCGATGAGCGTGTCCTGAATGGCCTCAAAGAGACCTACAACTCCCTAGGAGTGCCCATCGGAGCAACGGTGCAGGCCATTCAGGCGATGAAGGAAGTTACAGCCTCCCTGGTCGGTCCCGACGCAGGCAAGGAAATGGGTGTGTACTTCGACTACATCTGTTCCGGTCTCGGCAACTGA
- a CDS encoding TlyA family RNA methyltransferase, whose amino-acid sequence MARKRRLDLHLLTLGLASSRQQAQRLIRAGKVRDVHGQRLEKPGQEIAEEALLQVEQPPRFVSRGGEKLLGALTAFPVEVSGRVCLDAGISTGGFTDCLLQHGASRVYGIDVGYGQTAWILRTDERVVLRERTNLRRLTAEELYGKDDQRPTLAVADVSFISLSLVLPSLRGLMITEGTEAKDVEAIVLVKPQFEVGRQRVGKGGVVRHPAAHIDAITAVIAAAQPLGWKPTGLVASPLTGPAGNHEYLLWLTSRFNQEFTQTLIEQVVLATLSE is encoded by the coding sequence ATGGCTCGTAAACGCCGTCTGGATCTTCATCTGCTCACTTTGGGCCTGGCCTCATCACGCCAGCAGGCCCAGCGATTGATTCGTGCCGGCAAGGTGCGTGATGTCCATGGACAGCGTCTTGAGAAGCCGGGGCAGGAAATTGCAGAAGAGGCGCTGCTTCAAGTGGAGCAACCGCCGCGATTCGTGTCCAGAGGTGGAGAAAAACTTCTGGGTGCTTTGACTGCCTTTCCAGTTGAGGTGAGTGGACGTGTCTGTCTCGACGCTGGGATCTCAACCGGTGGCTTCACCGATTGCCTGCTTCAGCATGGCGCCAGCCGTGTCTATGGCATTGATGTCGGCTACGGCCAAACCGCCTGGATCCTGCGCACCGATGAGCGGGTTGTGTTGCGTGAACGCACCAACCTGAGGCGTTTGACCGCCGAAGAGTTGTATGGGAAAGACGATCAGCGCCCGACACTGGCTGTGGCGGATGTGTCGTTCATCTCTCTCTCACTGGTTTTGCCATCCCTGCGTGGTCTGATGATCACAGAAGGCACAGAAGCCAAGGACGTCGAGGCCATCGTATTGGTAAAACCTCAGTTTGAGGTTGGACGGCAGAGGGTCGGGAAGGGTGGTGTGGTGCGTCACCCAGCGGCTCATATTGACGCTATTACTGCCGTGATCGCAGCGGCTCAGCCGCTTGGCTGGAAGCCAACAGGGTTGGTAGCTTCTCCACTCACCGGTCCAGCAGGTAACCATGAATATCTGCTGTGGTTGACCTCTCGTTTCAACCAAGAGTTCACCCAAACATTGATCGAACAAGTTGTCTTAGCAACCTTGAGCGAGTGA
- a CDS encoding P-II family nitrogen regulator: MKKVEAIIRPFKLEDVKLALVNAGIVGMTVSEVRGFGRQKGQVERYRGSEFTVEFLQKLKIEVVIDDARVDTVVNAIAEAAKTGEIGDGKIFISPVDTVVRIRTGDRDGSAL; encoded by the coding sequence ATGAAAAAAGTTGAAGCGATCATCCGCCCCTTCAAGCTTGAAGACGTCAAGCTGGCCTTGGTGAACGCAGGAATCGTCGGGATGACCGTGAGCGAGGTCCGGGGTTTCGGGCGACAGAAAGGTCAGGTTGAGCGATACCGCGGATCAGAATTCACAGTGGAATTCCTGCAGAAACTCAAGATCGAGGTGGTCATCGACGATGCTCGTGTTGACACCGTGGTCAACGCCATTGCAGAGGCCGCGAAGACCGGAGAGATCGGAGACGGCAAGATCTTCATCTCACCTGTTGACACCGTGGTGAGGATCCGTACAGGTGATCGCGACGGATCAGCTCTCTAA